In Thermodesulfobacteriota bacterium, the following are encoded in one genomic region:
- a CDS encoding class I SAM-dependent methyltransferase, which yields MSIQPIIDEAKSEAFCEKMLEILNHGALTAMISIGHRTGLFDSMSGIEPSGHEAIAEHAGLNERYVKEWLGAMVTGGFVEYDPERKTYYLPPEHAAWLTRKAAPNNLAVASQWVGVLGPVEDRIIECFRHGGGVHYEEFTRFNEVMAEESMQTVIIPLLDHILPLIPGIKDRLDQGIEVLDVGCGSGYALAEMARTYPNSRFTGYDLLPSAVERGRARAGEYGLTNISYEARDVTKFDDVKRFDLITTFDAVHDQADPASVLSHIHRALKDDGYYLMQDIKGSSHVERNSENPLATFLYTVSCMHCMTVSLAQGGEGLGAMWGKELACEMLKEAGFGSVNVMELPHDPINYYYVISK from the coding sequence ATGAGTATTCAGCCAATAATAGACGAGGCAAAATCAGAGGCGTTTTGTGAAAAGATGCTGGAGATTCTGAATCACGGCGCGCTGACCGCCATGATATCGATAGGGCACAGGACGGGGCTCTTCGACAGCATGAGCGGCATCGAGCCTTCGGGGCACGAAGCCATAGCCGAACACGCGGGCCTTAACGAGCGCTACGTGAAGGAATGGCTCGGCGCAATGGTTACCGGAGGCTTCGTGGAATACGATCCGGAAAGGAAAACATACTACCTTCCCCCCGAGCACGCTGCATGGCTCACGAGAAAGGCCGCGCCGAACAATCTCGCCGTAGCCTCTCAGTGGGTCGGGGTGCTCGGGCCCGTCGAAGACAGGATAATCGAATGCTTCCGGCACGGCGGCGGCGTACACTACGAGGAATTCACCCGCTTCAACGAGGTCATGGCCGAAGAGAGCATGCAGACGGTCATCATCCCGCTCCTCGACCACATCCTGCCGCTCATCCCCGGCATAAAGGACAGGCTCGATCAGGGCATCGAGGTGCTCGACGTGGGTTGCGGAAGCGGCTACGCCCTTGCCGAAATGGCCAGGACATATCCCAACAGCAGGTTCACCGGTTACGACCTCCTCCCGAGCGCCGTCGAAAGGGGCAGGGCCAGGGCCGGGGAATACGGCCTCACCAACATTTCGTACGAAGCCAGGGACGTCACCAAATTCGACGACGTGAAGAGGTTCGACCTCATAACGACTTTCGACGCAGTCCACGACCAGGCCGACCCCGCGAGCGTCCTGTCTCACATACACAGGGCGCTCAAGGACGACGGCTACTACCTGATGCAGGATATAAAGGGTTCGAGCCACGTCGAGCGTAATTCGGAGAATCCCCTCGCGACTTTCCTCTACACCGTCTCCTGCATGCACTGCATGACGGTTTCCCTCGCCCAGGGCGGAGAGGGGCTCGGAGCCATGTGGGGTAAAGAGCTTGCGTGCGAGATGCTTAAAGAGGCGGGGTTCGGCAGCGTGAACGTCATGGAGCTTCCCCACGACCCTATCAACTATTACTACGTCATCAGCAAGTAG
- a CDS encoding type II secretion system protein, translating into MKIYERENGFSMVEILVVMSVMVIVLALGSSFLSGMSVLRRSVDETTNNISSLLQIGKLRSARDGVEYRVVFARCGNVDDSDADCHVCASPASYEGYQAGDDMLTVMFERGDSNRGSTTWCIQSSHTRKFRSDLVFAASENMGDEENPVSFTFLPTGMRRDFLEDTEDEVVTISPTNDSRIDKCGVITVSPSGNISANEGKWVDSVCNPIRESSPAPSPAPTG; encoded by the coding sequence ATGAAGATATACGAGAGAGAGAACGGTTTCAGCATGGTCGAGATTCTGGTGGTTATGTCCGTGATGGTCATAGTCCTGGCCCTTGGCTCGTCGTTCCTTTCGGGGATGTCGGTTCTCAGGCGCTCGGTCGACGAGACCACGAATAACATCTCCTCGCTCCTTCAGATAGGGAAGCTGAGGTCGGCGAGGGACGGGGTGGAGTACAGGGTTGTTTTCGCCCGCTGCGGCAACGTAGACGATTCCGACGCCGATTGCCATGTCTGCGCTTCGCCGGCGAGCTACGAGGGATATCAGGCGGGGGATGATATGCTGACGGTAATGTTCGAAAGGGGGGACAGCAACCGCGGCTCGACGACATGGTGCATACAATCCTCCCACACACGAAAGTTCAGGAGCGACCTCGTATTCGCCGCCTCTGAAAACATGGGAGATGAGGAGAACCCCGTTAGCTTCACCTTCCTTCCGACCGGGATGAGGAGAGACTTTCTCGAAGATACCGAAGACGAGGTCGTAACCATAAGCCCGACGAACGACTCGCGGATCGATAAATGCGGTGTTATCACCGTCTCTCCCTCCGGAAACATAAGCGCAAACGAAGGCAAGTGGGTGGATTCCGTCTGTAATCCCATTAGAGAGTCCTCGCCCGCGCCTTCGCCCGCCCCCACGGGGTAG